A stretch of the Archangium violaceum genome encodes the following:
- the pqqA gene encoding pyrroloquinoline quinone precursor peptide PqqA: MWTKPAYTDLRIGFEVTMYADNR; the protein is encoded by the coding sequence ATGTGGACCAAGCCTGCTTACACCGACCTGCGCATCGGCTTCGAAGTCACCATGTACGCCGACAACCGCTGA
- the pqqB gene encoding pyrroloquinoline quinone biosynthesis protein PqqB, which produces MYIQILGSAAGGGFPQWNCNCANCKGYRDGTLRAQARTQSSIALSDDGVHWILCNASPDIRAQLQSFAPMQPARALRDTGINAIILLDSQIDHTTGLLSLREGCPHQVWCTDMVHQDLTTGFPLFKMLSHWNGGLQWNRIELEGSFTIEACPNLKFTPFPLRSAAPPYSPHRFDPHPGDNLGLVVEDLRTGGKLFYAPGLYQVDNALEQHMADADCLLVDGTLWSDDEMQRRGVGTRTGREMGHLCQNGPGGMLELLDGFEKPRKVLIHINNTNPILDEDSPERAELERRGVEVAFDGMSIEL; this is translated from the coding sequence ATGTACATTCAGATTCTAGGTTCCGCCGCTGGCGGCGGTTTCCCACAGTGGAACTGCAACTGCGCCAACTGTAAGGGCTACCGCGACGGTACCCTGCGCGCCCAGGCCCGCACCCAGTCCTCCATTGCCCTGTCCGATGACGGCGTGCACTGGATCCTGTGCAACGCCTCGCCCGACATCCGCGCTCAATTGCAGTCCTTCGCACCGATGCAACCGGCCAGGGCCCTGCGCGACACCGGGATCAATGCGATCATCCTGCTCGACAGCCAGATCGACCACACCACCGGCCTCTTGAGCCTGCGCGAAGGCTGCCCGCATCAGGTCTGGTGCACCGACATGGTCCACCAGGATCTGACCACGGGCTTCCCGCTGTTCAAGATGCTCAGCCACTGGAACGGTGGCCTTCAGTGGAACCGCATCGAGCTCGAAGGTAGCTTCACCATCGAAGCCTGCCCGAACCTGAAGTTCACCCCCTTCCCGCTGCGCAGCGCCGCGCCGCCCTATTCGCCGCACCGTTTCGACCCGCACCCGGGCGACAACCTGGGCCTGGTGGTCGAGGACCTGCGCACTGGCGGCAAGCTGTTCTATGCGCCTGGCCTGTACCAGGTCGACAACGCGCTCGAGCAGCACATGGCCGACGCCGACTGCCTGCTGGTCGACGGCACGCTGTGGTCGGATGACGAGATGCAGCGCCGCGGCGTCGGTACCCGTACCGGCCGCGAGATGGGCCACCTGTGCCAGAACGGTCCCGGCGGCATGCTGGAACTGCTCGACGGATTCGAGAAGCCGCGCAAGGTGCTGATCCACATCAACAACACCAACCCCATCCTCGACGAAGACTCGCCCGAGCGTGCCGAGCTCGAGCGCCGGGGCGTGGAAGTCGCCTTCGACGGCATGAGCATCGAGCTGTAG
- the pqqC gene encoding pyrroloquinoline-quinone synthase PqqC: protein MSDKTPLTRAEFEQALRAKGAYYHIHHPYHVAMYEGCATREQIQGWVANRFYYQVNIPMKDAAILANCPDREIRREWIQRLLDHDGAPGQDGGIEAWLRLGQAVGLEPDQLRSQELVLPGVRFAVDAYVNFARRASWQEAASSSLTELFAPQIHQSRLDTWPRHYPWIDPAGYEYFRTRLGQARRDVEHGLAITLAHYTTYEGQQRMLEILQFKLDILWTMLDAMSMAYELNRPPYHTVTDQRAWHKGIAL, encoded by the coding sequence ATGAGCGACAAGACACCGCTGACCCGCGCCGAATTCGAACAGGCCCTGCGCGCCAAGGGCGCCTACTACCACATCCACCACCCCTATCACGTGGCGATGTACGAAGGCTGCGCGACCCGCGAGCAGATCCAGGGCTGGGTCGCCAACCGCTTCTACTACCAGGTCAACATCCCGATGAAGGATGCCGCGATCCTGGCCAACTGCCCGGACCGCGAGATCCGCCGCGAGTGGATCCAGCGCCTGCTCGACCACGACGGCGCCCCTGGCCAGGACGGCGGCATCGAGGCGTGGCTCCGCCTCGGCCAGGCCGTGGGCCTGGAGCCCGACCAGCTGCGCTCCCAGGAACTGGTGCTGCCCGGCGTGCGCTTCGCGGTCGACGCCTACGTCAACTTCGCCCGCCGCGCCAGCTGGCAGGAAGCGGCCAGCAGCTCGCTGACCGAGCTGTTCGCCCCGCAGATCCACCAGTCGCGCCTGGACACCTGGCCGCGGCACTACCCATGGATCGATCCGGCCGGCTACGAGTACTTCCGCACCCGCCTGGGCCAGGCCCGGCGCGACGTCGAGCACGGCCTGGCGATCACCCTCGCCCACTACACCACCTACGAGGGCCAGCAGCGCATGCTGGAGATCCTGCAGTTCAAGCTGGATATCCTCTGGACCATGCTCGATGCCATGAGCATGGCCTACGAGCTGAACCGCCCGCCCTACCACACCGTCACCGACCAGCGCGCCTGGCACAAGGGGATCGCCCTATGA
- the pqqD gene encoding pyrroloquinoline quinone biosynthesis peptide chaperone PqqD: MSFDRNLTPRWRLGYRFQYEPAQKGHVLLYPEGMIKLNESAAAIGGLINGARSVQAIIDELDQRYPGVPELGEDVEQFMEVARAKHWIELG; the protein is encoded by the coding sequence ATGAGTTTCGATCGCAACCTGACGCCCCGCTGGCGTCTCGGCTATCGGTTCCAGTACGAGCCGGCCCAGAAAGGTCACGTCCTGCTCTATCCTGAAGGAATGATCAAGCTCAACGAGAGCGCCGCCGCCATCGGCGGTCTGATCAACGGCGCCCGCTCCGTGCAGGCGATCATCGACGAGCTGGACCAGCGGTACCCCGGCGTCCCCGAGCTCGGTGAAGACGTCGAGCAATTCATGGAGGTCGCCCGTGCAAAGCACTGGATCGAACTTGGCTGA
- the pqqE gene encoding pyrroloquinoline quinone biosynthesis protein PqqE — translation MQSTGSNLAEVPPKPAVGLPLWLLAELTYRCPLQCPYCSNPLDFAAQGKELTTAEWFSVLRQGREMGAAQLGFSGGEPLVRQDLAELIGEARRLGYYTNLITSGIGLTEQKIRAFKDAGLDHIQISFQASDEQVNNMLAGSKKAFAQKLEMARMVKAHGYPMVLNFVTHRHNIDHIDRIIELCVALEADFVELATCQFYGWAQLNRVGLLPTREQLERAERITNEYRARLAAEGNPVKLIFVTPDYYEERPKACMKGWGSMFLTVTPDGTALPCHGARQLPVAFPNVRDHSLHHIWYDSFGFNRFRGYEWMPEPCRSCDEKEKDFGGCRCQAFMLTGDASNTDPVCGKSPRHDIILKAREEAGTATAGIGQLTFRNERNSRLITKKG, via the coding sequence GTGCAAAGCACTGGATCGAACTTGGCTGAAGTCCCGCCGAAGCCCGCCGTCGGCCTGCCACTCTGGCTGCTCGCCGAGCTCACCTACCGCTGCCCACTGCAGTGCCCCTACTGCTCCAACCCCCTGGACTTCGCCGCCCAGGGCAAGGAGCTGACCACCGCAGAGTGGTTTTCCGTGCTGCGCCAGGGCCGCGAGATGGGCGCGGCGCAGCTGGGCTTCTCCGGTGGCGAACCCCTGGTACGCCAGGACCTGGCCGAACTGATCGGCGAGGCCCGGCGCCTGGGTTACTACACCAACCTGATCACCTCCGGCATCGGCCTGACCGAACAGAAGATCCGCGCCTTCAAGGACGCGGGGCTGGACCACATCCAGATTTCCTTCCAGGCCAGCGACGAGCAGGTCAACAACATGCTCGCCGGGTCGAAGAAAGCCTTCGCCCAGAAGCTCGAGATGGCGCGCATGGTCAAGGCCCATGGCTACCCCATGGTGCTGAACTTCGTCACCCACCGGCACAACATCGATCACATCGATCGCATCATCGAGTTGTGCGTGGCGCTGGAGGCGGATTTCGTCGAGCTGGCCACCTGTCAGTTCTACGGCTGGGCCCAGCTCAACCGCGTCGGCCTGCTGCCGACCCGCGAACAGCTCGAGCGCGCCGAACGCATCACCAACGAATATCGCGCCAGGCTCGCCGCCGAGGGCAACCCGGTCAAGCTGATCTTCGTCACTCCCGACTATTACGAAGAGCGGCCCAAGGCCTGCATGAAAGGCTGGGGCAGCATGTTCCTGACCGTCACCCCGGACGGCACCGCGCTGCCGTGCCATGGCGCGCGCCAGCTGCCGGTGGCGTTCCCCAATGTGCGCGATCACAGCCTGCACCACATCTGGTACGACTCCTTCGGCTTCAATCGCTTCCGCGGCTACGAGTGGATGCCCGAGCCGTGCCGTTCCTGTGACGAAAAGGAAAAAGACTTCGGCGGCTGCCGTTGCCAGGCCTTCATGCTGACGGGCGATGCCAGCAACACCGATCCGGTGTGCGGCAAGTCTCCACGCCACGACATCATTCTCAAGGCCCGCG